A window of the Oryza brachyantha chromosome 5, ObraRS2, whole genome shotgun sequence genome harbors these coding sequences:
- the LOC102716882 gene encoding protein ALP1-like, whose protein sequence is MRRAPFFRLCNLLRQRELLRDTIHSSIEEQVAMFLLVVGHNFRFRALQPIFRRSTETISRHFGEVLYAIGELRSEMIKPPSTDIHPKIQGNRRFNPYFKDCIGALDGTHVLARVPSTMAPAFRGRKGVTTQNVLATADFDLKFTYILAGWEGSAHDALILTDALERPDGIRVPAGKYYLVDAAYAARPGFLPPYRGCRDHLREYAGGLNPRDKRELFNLRHSSLRVTVERAFGVFKNRFKIVYNKPFHPYKTQVKLVLACCILHNWILQYGNDEFVPLEDGWNPSDDEEDDPDELDQDNRSMVQIRDDLASDMWDNRGSSRV, encoded by the exons ATGAGGAGAGCACCTTTCTTTCGATTGTGTAACTTGTTACGCCAAAGAGAATTGTTACGGGACACTATTCATAGCTCGATCGAGGAACAAGTTGCCATGTTCCTTCTAGTTGTAGGCCACAATTTTAGATTTAGGGCGTTACAACCTATTTTTAGGAGGTCAACTGAGACAATAAGTAGGCACTTTGGGGAGGTCCTCTATGCTATTGGTGAGCTAAGAAGTGAGATGATCAAACCACCGTCAACAGATATTCATCCTAAAATTCAGGGGAACCGAAGATTCAACCCTTATTTTAag GATTGCATTGGTGCACTAGATGGAACCCATGTGCTCGCTCGGGTTCCATCTACAATGGCACCAGCCTTTAGGGGTAGGAAAGGTGTTACTACCCAAAATGTTCTGGCTACAGCGGACTTTGATcttaaatttacatatatacttgCTGGTTGGGAAGGGTCTGCACATGATGCTCTCATACTTACAGATGCCTTGGAGAGGCCAGATGGTATTAGAGTCCCCGCAG GCAAATACTACCTTGTTGACGCTGCCTACGCTGCTAGACCTGGTTTTCTTCCTCCATACCGCGGATGTCGAGACCACTTGAGAGAGTACGCGGGGGGCCTCAATCCTCGTGACAAAAGAGAGTTGTTCAATTTAAGACACTCCTCTCTTAGAGTCACAGTCGAGCGAGCATTTGGTGTCTTCAAAAACCGTTTCAAGATTGTCTACAACAAGCCTTTCCATCCATACAAAACCCAAGTGAAGTTGGTCCTTGCTTGTTGCATACTTCATAATTGGATACTTCAATATGGCAATGATGAATTTGTACCACTAGAAGAtggatggaatccaagtgacGACGAGGAAGACGATCCCGATGAACTAGACCAAGATAATAGGAGTATGGTCCAGATTAGGGATGATTTGGCTTCAGATATGTGGGACAACCGGGGTTCATCTAGGGTGTAG